A segment of the Synechococcus sp. CBW1002 genome:
GGCCGGCCCGGCCGATCAGGTTGTAGCGCTCTCTGGCATGGGCGACCATGCCGTGCCCCACCGCCAGGTTGCGCAGCCGCAGCAGTTCCGGGATCGGCACGGCGCTGGGGCAGGGCAGACAAGCCCGGCACTGGCCGCACCGCTCCTCGCCCAGCCGCTGGGCCGCTGAAGCCCGCAGCCGCTCCACAGCCAGATCCACCGCAGTGGGCCCTGAACCTGGACCTGGATCTGGCGCTGGTTCGGGCCCTGGCTCGGCCTCGTCTGGGCTGAGCTGGCCTCGCGGGCCTGCGGCGGCCGTCAGGCGGCGGGCCCAGACCAGATCCCCGGGCTGGGAGGCCCCCAGGCTCAGGGTGGAGATCCCCTGCTCAAGCAGGACGCGATAGGCCAGTTCGAGCGGTTGGAACGGCGCGCAATCGGCCAGCAGTTCGGGCGGCGGGTCGTAGAGTCGGCCGCCCTTGTCGGCTGGGGAGATCGCCAGCACACCCAGCCCGGCCTCCAGGGCGGCGCGGGCCAGCGGCAACCGCTGCGGATCGAACAGGTGCAGATGCAGGCAGCAGAAGCCGAAACGGCCTGACTCCAGGGCCGCGGCGATCAGATCGTTGCTGCCGTGGCTGGAGAAGCCCACCTGGACCGCCAGCCCTTCCCCCTCGGCCCAGGCGAGCAGCTCGGCCCCAGGCCCGTTCAGGGCCCAGGCCAGATGGTCGGCGGTGTTGAGGCCATGCACGGCCAGGTTGTCGAGCCGGGCGACCCCGAGCCGCTTCAGGCAGGCGCGCAGCTGGGCCTGGGCCGTCGACAGGTCGGGGCCGGGCAGCAGCTTGCTGGTGAGCACCAGGTGGGCGCGAGCCTGGCGATCACGTCGTTCCAGGGCGGCCAGGGCCTGGCCCAGGAAGGTTTCCGCCGGCCCGTAGGCCGGGGCGGTTTCGATGTGATTGATGCCGGCCGCCACGGCCGCCAGCAGCACCGTCTCCATCTGGGTAGGGCTGTCCAGGGCCCGCATCGTGCCCAGGGTGAAGGGCGACACCGGCCGCGCCCGCCCGAAGGGCCGCAGGCTGCTTCCACCGGACTCCAGGGACCGGTCAGCGGTGTCAGCCGGCAGAGGGGGCACCGGATCCGCCGGGATCTGTGGTGTCGTCATCGTTCGACCCTCCACCCTCCCCAAGCTGTTGGCCATTGGGGAGGTCGGGCTGGGCGCGGCGGCGCTGCCGCACCAGTTCGGCCGGGCTGGTGGTTTCCAGGAAGCGGCGGAAGTCCTCCTGGTCTTCGGCGTCGGCTTCGGCATCGACCGGAATCGAGGCGTCGGCCACCACTTCCTCCAGCATCCAGATGCCGCTGCCGGTGCGCAGGGCCAGGGCGATGGCGTCGCTGGGACGGGCATCGAGCTCGCTGGCCTCGCCCTCGCTGTCCTGCAGCTTGAGCACGGCCCGGAAGGTGTTGTCTTCGATGGTGTGGATGATCACCCGCTCCAGGCTGAGGCCAGCCACCGCCATCAGGTTGGCCATCAGGTCGTGGCTGAGCGGACGGGGAGGACGCTGCTGGTTGAGGCCCGCCATGATGTTCTGGGCCTGGGCCTGATCGATCCAGATCGGCACCTGGCGGCGGCCGGAGGGATCGCGCAACAGCACGATCGGGCTCCGACTGGCCGCATCCAGGGCGATCCCGGCGATGCGCATCTCCACCATGCGGATGCTTCTCCTGGGAGGATCCTCTGCCTGGGTGATTATGGCCAGCAGAACCGGAGCGGCGATGTTCACCGGACTGGTCCAGGCCGTGGGTCGGCTGCAGCGCTGCCCCCAGGGAGTGCGGGTGAGCTGGCTGATGCAGGCCGGCGCGCCGCTGGGGTCGGTGGCCCTCGGCGACAGCATCGCCGTGGATGGGGTGTGCCTGACCGCGGCCGAACTGTTCGCCGATGGATTCCGCGCCGATGTCAGTGCGGAGACCCTGGCACGAACCGGCCTGGCCGCCAAGGCCGACCAACAGGCCCACGTCAACCTCGAACCGGCCCTGCGCCTGGTCGATCGCCTCGGCGGCCACCTGGTCAGCGGTCATGTCGATGGCGGTGGGCGGGTGCGGGGCATCAGCCGCGAACCCGCCTCCTGGCGCCTGGAACTGGCCTGGGACGACCCGGCCTACGGCCGCTATATCTGTGAGAAGGCCAGCGTGGCCGTTGATGGCATCAGCCTCACGGTTGCGGGCTGCGATCCCGGCGGTGACCGCTTCTGGATCGCCGTGATCCCTCACACCTGGGCCTCCACCACCCTGGCGGAGCGGCGGCTCGGCGACCGGGTCAACCTGGAGGCGGATCTGCTGGCCAAGTACACCGAGCGGCTCCTGCTGGAGGGGGGCAGACCAGCCGCTGCAGCGCCGGCGCAGGATCTCAGCGCCAGCTGGTTGGCGGAGCATGGCTGGGGCTAGGAGCCGGGGACAGAGGCCCTGTCTAAGGTCCGGGAATCTCTTCTGACTCTTCGCCGATGGCGGTCGTTGACCCCCTGCTCTCCGTCGACCGCGGCCTGCGCAGCTTTGCGCTGGCCGAAGGCATCCTGATGCTGGTGCTGGGGCTGCTGGCCCTGTTCTTTCCGGTTGTGGCCTCGATCTGGGTGACCGCCATGGTGGCGGTGGCCTTTCTGGTGGGCGGGCTGGTCGGCTGGATCACCAACCTGTTGCGGGCGCGCCAACTGCGCCGCTGGCTCACCTTCTCCCGCCTGCTGGTCTCCACCCTGTTCGTGGTGACGGGCTTCTGGATGCTCCATCAGATGGGAGCAGGCCCCGAGCGTGCGGCTGCCCCTGTGGCGTCCCTGGCCCTGGCGGTGGGTCTGGTGTTCCTGGTGGAGGGGGCCGTGGGCATCGTGGCCTCCCTGGCCCATCAGCGCCTGATGGGCTGGGGCTGGGGGCTGGTGAACGGCGTGGTGACCCTGGTGCTGGGGTTGCTGATCCTCACGATGAAGTTCTGGAACCTGAGCTGGGTGCTTGGGGTGCTCGTGGGCGTGAGTTTCCTGTTCAGCGGCCTCGATCTGATCACCTTCAGCGCCAGCTTCCACGACGGCGAAGCAGGCTCTGACGTCGGCGGCTGAGGACGGGATCAGGACTCGTCCTGGGCCTGATCAGGGTCATGGGTCTGATCGGATTTCTCCTGCGACTGATCAGCCTGGTCCTCACTGCCATCAAGGGCGACGAGCCAGATCGATCCGGTTTCGGCATGGAGCTGGATGCGGAATTCCTGGCCGGGCACCAGGCCGAGGCGTCGGGTGTAAGCCTGGCCGATCAGAAGATTTCCGTTGCCATGCACCCGGGTGCGGAATTCGGCCTGGCGTCCCTTGCTGCCACCGCCAGCACCACCGCCGCCACCTGGCGTTTCCGGCAGGCGATAACCCTTGGCTTCCACCAGGGCGCGATAAAAACTTTTCTTCAGGACCCGGCCACTGGGCCCCACGTAGCCGCAGGCACGGGCGATCTGCTCTTCCGGACGGTTGCTCAACGAGCGAGCTCGCTCCAGCAGTTCCTTTCCCTTGAGCATGTCCTGGCTCTGGGCGGGTCGTGCGTCCGTTGTGCGGGCCGAGGTAGTTCCGTTCCTGTAGGACATCGGGGCGGGCTTGGTACGGACTGGAGGGCTTCGGCCTGCGCCGATTGTGCCTAGACGGGTGACCTACCAGCAAGCGCAGGTGAGGCTCAGAGCACGTAGAGCAGACCGAAGAGCACCAGCCAGATCACATCGACGAAGTGCCAGTAGAGCTCTGCTGCTTCGAGCCCAAAGGGTTCGCTGGTGCTCACCCGACCCCGATCGCGGGTCTGGAACCAGACCACAAGAATGCAGATCACTCCCAGGGTCACGTGCAGGCCATGGAAACCGGTCAGCGCGTAAAAGGTGCTGGCGAAGAGGTTCTCGGTGAGCCCGAAGGGCAGGGAGAAGTACTCCACCATCTGGCCGGCCAGGAAGGCACTGCCGAGGGCTGCCGTGAGCA
Coding sequences within it:
- a CDS encoding aldo/keto reductase, producing MRALDSPTQMETVLLAAVAAGINHIETAPAYGPAETFLGQALAALERRDRQARAHLVLTSKLLPGPDLSTAQAQLRACLKRLGVARLDNLAVHGLNTADHLAWALNGPGAELLAWAEGEGLAVQVGFSSHGSNDLIAAALESGRFGFCCLHLHLFDPQRLPLARAALEAGLGVLAISPADKGGRLYDPPPELLADCAPFQPLELAYRVLLEQGISTLSLGASQPGDLVWARRLTAAAGPRGQLSPDEAEPGPEPAPDPGPGSGPTAVDLAVERLRASAAQRLGEERCGQCRACLPCPSAVPIPELLRLRNLAVGHGMVAHARERYNLIGRAGHWWETLNAEACRQCGACLPRCPHGLPIPDLLADTHRRLAAAPRRRLWG
- a CDS encoding bifunctional nuclease family protein, producing the protein MVEMRIAGIALDAASRSPIVLLRDPSGRRQVPIWIDQAQAQNIMAGLNQQRPPRPLSHDLMANLMAVAGLSLERVIIHTIEDNTFRAVLKLQDSEGEASELDARPSDAIALALRTGSGIWMLEEVVADASIPVDAEADAEDQEDFRRFLETTSPAELVRQRRRAQPDLPNGQQLGEGGGSNDDDTTDPGGSGAPSAG
- a CDS encoding riboflavin synthase; its protein translation is MFTGLVQAVGRLQRCPQGVRVSWLMQAGAPLGSVALGDSIAVDGVCLTAAELFADGFRADVSAETLARTGLAAKADQQAHVNLEPALRLVDRLGGHLVSGHVDGGGRVRGISREPASWRLELAWDDPAYGRYICEKASVAVDGISLTVAGCDPGGDRFWIAVIPHTWASTTLAERRLGDRVNLEADLLAKYTERLLLEGGRPAAAAPAQDLSASWLAEHGWG
- a CDS encoding HdeD family acid-resistance protein, whose protein sequence is MAVVDPLLSVDRGLRSFALAEGILMLVLGLLALFFPVVASIWVTAMVAVAFLVGGLVGWITNLLRARQLRRWLTFSRLLVSTLFVVTGFWMLHQMGAGPERAAAPVASLALAVGLVFLVEGAVGIVASLAHQRLMGWGWGLVNGVVTLVLGLLILTMKFWNLSWVLGVLVGVSFLFSGLDLITFSASFHDGEAGSDVGG
- a CDS encoding AbrB family transcriptional regulator: MLKGKELLERARSLSNRPEEQIARACGYVGPSGRVLKKSFYRALVEAKGYRLPETPGGGGGAGGGSKGRQAEFRTRVHGNGNLLIGQAYTRRLGLVPGQEFRIQLHAETGSIWLVALDGSEDQADQSQEKSDQTHDPDQAQDES